A window of Macrotis lagotis isolate mMagLag1 chromosome 1, bilby.v1.9.chrom.fasta, whole genome shotgun sequence genomic DNA:
TATTGGTTGAATTAGGTGTctactgaggtcccttctaactcaaaTTCaagttggggaggagggaggaaggaagagagtagATAGTTATGTCATgagcaaaaaattaaaactttagaGCCATCCACCTTCAGTAGGAAGAATTCTGAATTGgaattctgatttcaaatcctatctttgccacttaattttttctttaacatggggaaagtcactttacttctgtgGGGTTTCCTTATAGAGTAATTAAATAaacagcaaaaaatagaaaaaataatatttaaataggcacttaatatttgcaaagctttCTCATATTAAGCCCATTTTACAACGACAAGCGATCGACCCTCTGTGCGGGGTCACAGAGATAAGTGTGTGCGGATGACATTGAACTGATCTTCTGAACTTTTCACTAACCATTGCACTACTGGCTGTTTCTATAAAACAAGCATCAAGTAAGGATGatatttgtacttcattcttgaagaagaccctgaaTGACATGAGGGAAgtgatgataccatgacaagtatatgaactgaatttgagtgaagggggctgtgctgtcaccagcttcaatttctcctccaaagccatctgggtccagtggccagatatcagGTATAAGGATGACTAGAGGTGATcttggattcaaggcaatcaagattaagtaacttgcccaagatcacaaagctagtaagtgacaagtgtctgaggttggatccaaactcccatcctcctcactccaagaccagtgctctatccactctgccacctattTCTCGAAATATAAACAgtgatccctattttacagattgtTGTAAAGTGATTGAGGCTGCACTGATTCTTTAGGTGTGGaagtgaaatgaaatgagatgCTCATAGACCATTAGCAGTTACCAACTTCTGTTGCTGAAGCAAAATGATGTTTGGTTCAGTTGATGGAAACTTCCCTGTGATGGGTATGCTGTCAACCCTAGAGCTACCCCTGCCTCTGCGAAGTCTGGCTTTCACATTTGGATGATCAGGAAGCCATTTCTATGACCTAACCTTAGTCCCCCTAAACCAGTAATATATATCTATTCTTTTCTTGGCAAGACAattggggttatgtgacttgcccagaatcacataactagtaattattaagtctttgaggtagaatttgaactcaggtccttcctcctgaatccaggagctatgcactgtgccatctggctacCTTTTAAGGAAACACTAGCTGGGCTGATATTGCTCCCATCACACTGGTTCAGAGCGactgatttccccaaggtcacttAGTACTAGATGATCTGAAAGGTTCTTCCCAAATCTAAGTCCTATAATCCCATGTATGTGTTCTGGGGACAGTGAGTGACCTTTCTGGGAACAGTGAGTGGCCATTCTGGGACAGAGCAGAGAGAAGATGAGGCTTGTAAAAGTAGATCAGGGCTGATTTCTCTCAAGTCCCTATTTTCTGCATGATagaaatcttttaaatatataataaccaATGACCAAAGGGTCAATCCCTCAATTATTAATATCCAAAAAGACagcaatagagagagagagagagctattcATGAAAAGTGTTTGCTCCATTCATGGAGGAGGTCCAGGTGTGCTTTCAAATCAAGGAGTGATGGTGAAATGCTCCAGATATCCCTGCTTGGGGGTAACATTGTGCTGATTGTATGTATAAAGGCTCTAGAAGACTGAGGAATTTCCTAAATGAATTCCATAAGCATTCACCTCACACCTTAGATTAACCATCCACTTGAAAAATTAAGTGGTTAAAAAAAATGCCTGCCTGCAGTTCAACCCTGAGCTCTTTCATCAGTACATCTATTTGAATCATTGTCCGAAAATGGATCGATTGCATTTGGAAGATTCTGGCTGCCCCTGAAAGAAGggtttgctttcttctttccctccttactTTGTTACTTCCACAGTTCTGGTGATACCGTATGGCTATGGATTTTAGAAAATCAGTCTccaaagaataaaagtttaaaaGTCACTTGCAGAGCAATGAAAAAGCAACGATGGGGGAGTATGAATAGGCTGCCCCCTATTATCAAGCAAAGATGTCTGTCATGATCGGAAAAGGGGGACTGGTTGTGTTTGAAGCAGAAGGAAGAACCGATGGAAAGTCCGTGTGTTATGTCTTCTCTTAACTACGGAGTAATAGTGTAAACGGAAGCTTCCAAAGCGCTTTCGTTGGAATACTCACCCTCTCAAGAAAGACAGTGAAAATTTCCTGGGTTCTCCTTTGTCTCCTCCTCGCTCCGGTCTGGCATTTGTAAGACTGCAGGAGGAACCTCAGCTTTCAAGTTGCCCCAGGACCCCGGGCCTTTGGCACAGGCGAGGCGAGAGGGAACGCTGGGCGCCCGCCCCGCCCGGCTCCCAGGCGGTTAGGCGGGGCAGGGGGCGGGCCGGGCGGAGGGGGCAGGCCCGGGGCCCTCCCggcagcccccccccccgcacGTCCGCTGGCGCCACGTGACGCGCCCCTCCCCTGCCAGCGCTGCACTGCGAGGCCCCGGCTGGGCGCGGGGCTGCCCGGCTCCCTGGCCGCCCGGGAGGGGGCGGCGGCCGGGCCTGGGGCGGGAGCGGGCCTGCCTGCCCAGCTGCCTGCCTCCGGCCCTCCTCTCTCCGCCGGCGGACCATGAGGCTGCGGCGGAAGGCGGACGCGGCGCGGGCCGTGCTGCTGGCCGCGGCGCTGGGCGCGCTGCTGTACTGGCAGTGGGAGCCGCCCGCGGCCCCGGCCTCCCCGCGCGCCCCCGCGGCCCCGGCCTCCGCGCGCGCCCCCGCCTCCGCGAGCGCCCCCGTGGCCTCCGCGCGCGCCCCCGCGGCCTCCGCGCGCGCCTTCCCCGGGGCCGGGCCCGCGCCCGCGGCCTACGACGCCGACACGCCGCCGCCCCCCACGCCGCCGGGGCCCTTCGACTTCCGGCGCTACCTGCGGGACAAGGACCGGCGGCGCTTCCCGCTGCTCATCGACCAGCCGCACAAGTGCCGCGGCCTGGCGGGCGGCCCCGGCCCCGACCTGCTCCTCGCCGTCAAGTCGGCGGCGGCCGCCTGGGAGCGGCGCGAGGTGGTGCGCAAGACGTGGGGCGCCGAGGGCGCGGTGCGCGGGGCGCGCGTGCGCCGCGTCTTCCTGCTGGGGCTGCCGGGCCCGGGGGCGCGGGCGCAGGCGCAGGAGGCGCTGCTGCGCGCCGAGGCCCGCGCCTACGGGGACATCCTGCTGTGGGGCTTCCGCGACACCTTCTTCAACCTGACGCTCAAGGAGCTGCACTTCCTGGCCTGGGCCGCGGCCTCCTGCCCCGACGCGCGCTTCGTGTTCCAGGGCGACGACGACGTGTTCGTGCACGTGGAGAACCTGCTGGAGTTCGTGGCGGCGCGCGACCCGGCCCGCGACCTGCTGGCGGGCGACGTGATCCTGCGGGCGCGGCCCATCCGCGCGCGGGGCAGCAAGTACTACATCCCCGAGGGCGTGTACGGGCTGGGCGCCTACCCGGCCTACGCGGGCGGCGGCGGCTTCGTGCTGTCGGGCGCCACGCTGCGCAGGCTGGCGGCGGCCTGCGCGCAGGTGGAGCTCTTCCCCATCGACGACGTCTTCCTGGGCATGTGCCTGCAGCGCCTGCGCCTGGCGCCCGAGGCGCACCAGGCCTTCCGCACCTTCGGGCTGGCGCCGCCCTCGGCCGCCCCGCACATGCGCACCTTCGACCCCTGCCTGTTCCGGGAGCTGGTGCTGGTGCACGGGCTGTCGGCGGCCGACGTGTGGCTCATGTGGCAGCTGCTGCACGCCGCGCCGGGCCCCGCCTGCTCCCGCGGCCGCGCGGCCCCGGGGCCCTTCCGCTGGGGCGCCTAGCCGCGGGCCGGGCCCGACCGGGGGATGGGCGCGGCCCCCGGGGCACTCCTGAGCACGCGCATCGCCATTGCAGCAGGGGGGGCTCCTTCCTGCCCCCCGCCCCCGCTTCCACCCGAACGTGTTCCTACGGGGTCGAATCACCTTTTCAGTACCCGCAGTCCCTCCCGCTCTCTGAGCTCAGGTAAGCCTCCAGTGCGAAGTGACGTCGCCAGTCTGGTCAGAGGCCAAGGACCGCCCAGCCCCTCCGACGCTCGTCCCAGGGTCCCTTCTCATGTGCATCTCTTCCATTTCCATCTTTTGCCCTTTCTTTGTTTCCAAAAAATTTAACCCAGGGCCTGGCACAATGTGAGTGATTAACAACCCCAAAATTCTTGTATGGGCTTTGAAAATACAttagtctaggggcagctagacgGCAcgatggatggagcaccagccctggagtcaggaggacctgagttcaaattcagcctcagacacttaataatgacctagctatgtggccttgagcaagccgctttttttttgccttgcaaaaaacatacaTTAGTCTACCTGCTCTTCCCAGCCATTATGCTGTATGTATATTCAGGCTAATATAAACATACTTCCAAATAGGTCTTTCCTAGACGGTACCATATTTTGGACAACTTTCTGAAGTTAACAACACTTTCTGCAAGAATCATGACCAGGTAGTATGGAATAAGATACCATCATAGCTTTAGGGAcatttaaagtaaaagaaagaaatgattcagatAAGTTCATCCAACTTGATACAAATCACTTAACAGCATAGTCTTTGAAACAGGTTTTTAGACTCCAAACCATGCATTTTTCCTATTGTAATACAATGTCTTGGACCTGAAAGTGAAATCAGGAATCACTTCCCTTATCTTCAAAATAGGCCAATAGGCTTCAGAGATGCCTTCAAGTCTCTAGGTCAGCACCAACATTCACTGATCCTCCACCCCCAATCTCTTATTTTAGGGCAGGGTCTGTCTTTGCATTCCCTTTGAGTCCCATCCTGCCCCATCCCTGTCTACCCCTTCTAGGGTCTTGCACAAAGTAGTCTTTTAAgcagtttattgaattgaaaattaGTCCCAGAAGCATACAGATCTGTAGGCTCATGGGGAAATGGCCAGAACCCTAACCTTTTAACAGACCAAGGGTTTTTCTTGGAGGAGCTACATCTAAGAGTGTGGATCCTTGGAACAGGCAATGAGGTGGGAGCAGCATCAGTTCTGTGTGAGTTCTACTCATTTTGAAACCACTGGGCTCCAGGATGTGAGGTGAGGTCTAGCTTGGAAGGTGGAAGGTGGGCAAGCTGATTTGAGAGGTTCAAGGTCCAATAGAATCAATGGTGTTAAGAGGCCGGGAACAGGTGAATCAGCCCACCAAGAAGACAAGTTTACTGGGGATTTGGGGTGCATATGTAGACCCAACCTGGTGATAAGTGATATGATGGTGGAGTACAAAGGAAACTTCCCAGTTAAGACATAAGGAAAGATCTTGAGAAAGAAGAGCTATACTTCTTGTAGGAAGGGGGAACTGTCTACTGACCTTTTTGTACCTGAAGATAGTACTTCAACTGCTGTGGCCACAGAGAGTACAGGTAGCAAGAATCCAAATTTGCTCATCCCAACCGAGTCAAGTTTCTGGTAGGTGCAAGAATCTGCCCTTCCAAGTTAAGGGCTCCCAGGAGATCACTGAGATTTCATACCCAGAAAGCCACCAAAAGGATATGACCAATAAGCAATCATACCCAGTCACTGGGCTGTGTGCCAGCCAATGGCTGAGGGAGAGCTCCACTTTATTAGCCTCTCAGGACACATGCACCTCTGGGGAACTGTACAGGGACCACAGAGCAAAGGTGATTAGAAGGGGT
This region includes:
- the B3GNT9 gene encoding UDP-GlcNAc:betaGal beta-1,3-N-acetylglucosaminyltransferase 9; protein product: MRLRRKADAARAVLLAAALGALLYWQWEPPAAPASPRAPAAPASARAPASASAPVASARAPAASARAFPGAGPAPAAYDADTPPPPTPPGPFDFRRYLRDKDRRRFPLLIDQPHKCRGLAGGPGPDLLLAVKSAAAAWERREVVRKTWGAEGAVRGARVRRVFLLGLPGPGARAQAQEALLRAEARAYGDILLWGFRDTFFNLTLKELHFLAWAAASCPDARFVFQGDDDVFVHVENLLEFVAARDPARDLLAGDVILRARPIRARGSKYYIPEGVYGLGAYPAYAGGGGFVLSGATLRRLAAACAQVELFPIDDVFLGMCLQRLRLAPEAHQAFRTFGLAPPSAAPHMRTFDPCLFRELVLVHGLSAADVWLMWQLLHAAPGPACSRGRAAPGPFRWGA